AGCGATCGACCCGTTGATTACGCTCCGCCTCATCCTTAGGCAGTTGCTGCGTCAGGGAAGCCCCATCGATTGTCATCAGGCTAGTGCTAGCCTCCGGTTGCGGCGATCGCAAGAACCAGTAATGTACGCCTTTAACGAGATAAGTATCCGCCACCCACTCTGAGGCTTGCTGGCGCAGGTGGTGGAAGAAATGACTACCCGCATGGTTCAGGAATTCCGTCGCCATGGGAATGTCTGTGGCTTCTGTGTTGCTGCTGAGCAGCAGATCTGGATAACCGTTGAGGACAATCACTAAATCGGGGTTATACTGCAATACCTGCTGGGCAACCTGAACCAATTCATTACCCGACGTATAACCGGGAACCGCAGCATTAATCACCCGATAGGTCCCTTCCCGCAGGCGAGGGGGGCGGGCAAGGGCACGATCGACTTCATCTTTGTAGTAAGGCAACACTTCGGGGCGGAAGCGCTCTGGATGGTTGGTTTGATCTGCAATCCGCTCATTCAGACGCTTCTCTAGACGCGCCGTAAAGGTTGTATCATCGCTAGAACTCAGGCTACCAAAGGCAGTTGAACCACCAATCACAAAAATACGAAGTTCACCCTGGGGTTTCTGGAGCGGCAACTGGGCCTCATCGCGAAACCCCTGAGCATTGATTTGCCAGAAGGCCGTTCGCTGGTCAGGCAGCAGACGATACCCTCTCAAGATGCTGCGTTGGACCTGGAGTTGGCCCTGGTTACGCAGGCCGTCGATCGGGCGATTGCGATCGCTGACAAATTGCAACCGATAGGCTGTCACCCGTTCCGGTTCGCCTTCATAGGCCCGGATGGCACTGCTATCTCCCCGCACGACGGCAACCAGCCGCACCAACAGTTCCAGCGTTATTAGGGTAAGGGGAATTCCTAGCAACACGATCGTGGGCCAAAACCAACGAGGCCGTTGTTGTCGTCGATATTTGCTGCGATAGGGGCTACTACGGCGAAACATGGAATTCAGCATGGAAATGGTAATCTGGCAACGGGCACAGGCAACGGGCACAGGCGACGGGTTAGCTAGAAACACATTGGCCCCAGCGGCGCCCCTTGCTGACTAGCAGTATACGCGACTGGCTGTCCCTCCCTGTGGAATACCCGCCCCTCCCCAGAGGGAAGTCTAATGCGAAGCTAACCGCTACAATCTTGAAATTGGGTCTTGAAATGGGGACAATGCCATACCAGAAGCTATGCCAAAAAAACTCCTGTTCGTTTGTTTAGGCAATATCTGTCGATCGCCGGCTGCCGAAAACATTATGCGCCACTTGGTTGAGCAAGCGGGGTTGAGTGATGCGATTACCTGTGACTCAGCCGGGACCTCGGCTTATCATGTGGGGAGTCGTCCGGATGCACGGATGCGTCGAGCAGCAATGGCCTACCGTTTAGAGTTAGTGGGGCAGGCACGTCAGTTTGAGCGGGCAGATTTTGAACGCTTTGATCTGATTCTGGCAATGGACCAGGCTAACTACGAGGATATCCTGGCGCTCGATCCTCAAGGACACTACCACTCCAAGGTCAGGCTAATGTGTGACTTTTGCCGCCATCATCGCGATCGCGAGGTTCCCGATCCCTACTATGGTGGCCCCGATGGGTTCAACTATGTCCTGGAATTGCTGTTTGATGCCTGCGAGGGGTTACTCAGCCACCTCACCCAGACTGATGTCAACCCGATCGCCCATCAGTCGCCGCAACCGACCCCCTAACCCCCAGGACAGCCTACGGCCCTTATCCCCCATCTTCACGTTCCTAGGCCTGCCTGCGCACAGTGACTAACAGGACGGCTACAGGGTCGGGCTTGCCTCGAAACCTTGACAATTAATCCCTGTCAACGCACGGAATTGTTGGCCAATGGTTGGATAATAGGGGATTGTTGTTCACGCACGATTCCCGGTAAGGGGGCAAAGATTCATGGGCCGCGCCGAAAAAGTTGTCCTGGCTTACTCCGGTGGAGTAGATACCTCCGTCTGTATTCCCTATCTCAAGCATGAGTGGGGGGTCAAAGAAGTGATCACCCTCGCTGCTGATTTGGGTCAAGGGGATGAACTCGAACCGATCCGTGAGAAAGCCCTCAAGTCTGGGGCTGATCAATCATTGATTGTGGATGCTACCGCCAGTTTTATTCAGGACTATGCTTTCCCCGCGATCCAGGCCAATGCCCTCTACGAAAATCGCTATCCCCTCTCCACGGCCCTCGCCCGTCCCCTGATTGCTAAGCTCCTAGTGGAAGCGGCGGAGCAATACGGGGCCGATGCGGTTGCCCACGGCTGTACGGGTAAAGGCAATGATCAGGTGCGATTTGATGTGGCGATCGCAGCCCTAAATCCCAAACTGAAAGTCCTCGCCCCGGCACGGGAGTGGGGGATGAGTCGCGAGCAGACAATCGCCTATGGTGAACAGTACGGTATTAGCGCTCCGGTCAAAAAATCTTCACCCTACAGCATCGATCGTAACCTCCTCGGTCGGAGTATTGAAGCCGGCCCCCTAGAAGATCCGTGGTTTGAACCGCCTGAGGAAATTTATCTATTAACCAAAGCGATCGCAGATACCCCTGACACACCCACCTACATTGAAATTGGCTTTGAACAGGGGATGCCGACCCACATCGATGGAGAA
This DNA window, taken from Trichothermofontia sichuanensis B231, encodes the following:
- a CDS encoding low molecular weight protein-tyrosine-phosphatase — its product is MPKKLLFVCLGNICRSPAAENIMRHLVEQAGLSDAITCDSAGTSAYHVGSRPDARMRRAAMAYRLELVGQARQFERADFERFDLILAMDQANYEDILALDPQGHYHSKVRLMCDFCRHHRDREVPDPYYGGPDGFNYVLELLFDACEGLLSHLTQTDVNPIAHQSPQPTP
- a CDS encoding argininosuccinate synthase, with product MGRAEKVVLAYSGGVDTSVCIPYLKHEWGVKEVITLAADLGQGDELEPIREKALKSGADQSLIVDATASFIQDYAFPAIQANALYENRYPLSTALARPLIAKLLVEAAEQYGADAVAHGCTGKGNDQVRFDVAIAALNPKLKVLAPAREWGMSREQTIAYGEQYGISAPVKKSSPYSIDRNLLGRSIEAGPLEDPWFEPPEEIYLLTKAIADTPDTPTYIEIGFEQGMPTHIDGERLSPVDLVTRVNQVAGEHGIGRIDMIENRLVGIKSREIYETPGLIVLIQAHRDLESLTLTADVTHYKRNLEETYGQLVYNGLWYSPLKAALDAFIQQTQQRVTGTVRMKLFKGQATIVGRQSPNSLYSPDLATYGAEDVFDHKAAEGFIYVWGLPTRVWAEKTR
- a CDS encoding SGNH/GDSL hydrolase family protein; this translates as MPVACARCQITISMLNSMFRRSSPYRSKYRRQQRPRWFWPTIVLLGIPLTLITLELLVRLVAVVRGDSSAIRAYEGEPERVTAYRLQFVSDRNRPIDGLRNQGQLQVQRSILRGYRLLPDQRTAFWQINAQGFRDEAQLPLQKPQGELRIFVIGGSTAFGSLSSSDDTTFTARLEKRLNERIADQTNHPERFRPEVLPYYKDEVDRALARPPRLREGTYRVINAAVPGYTSGNELVQVAQQVLQYNPDLVIVLNGYPDLLLSSNTEATDIPMATEFLNHAGSHFFHHLRQQASEWVADTYLVKGVHYWFLRSPQPEASTSLMTIDGASLTQQLPKDEAERNQRVDRYQNNLRQIARLTTAIQKPLIIALQPEITGRGDTPHPNETALLKDLSPTYRQAIAAGYQALEAKTSALKQEFPNRLTTLNLYNLYADFPEQAFYSPVHLTDEGNRRLADRLYDAVVPWFFVQPRNNPQ